One genomic region from Phragmites australis chromosome 1, lpPhrAust1.1, whole genome shotgun sequence encodes:
- the LOC133931369 gene encoding protein trichome birefringence-like 38: protein MQDYSVTLAYYLSHYLVDIANKKAGRILKLDAMDEGRKWLGADVLVFGSWRWWGRRSWDYIQDGNTLVEDMDRTQAFTKGLQTWSRWIDAHLVQTSTKVFFQGFSPSHLKGEEWGAPWGKTCMGETRPLNNTAAYHSQPNPQDAIVRRVLAGMAKPVYLLDITFMSQLRKDGHTTKYNGDSLGTDCTHWCVAGVPDTWNILFYAALTSQSLHM, encoded by the exons ATGCAGGATTACAGTGTGACTCTGGCGTACTACTTGTCGCACTACCTGGTCGACATCGCCAACAAGAAGGCCGGGCGCATCCTCAAGCTCGACGCCATGGACGAAGGCCGCAAGTGGCTCGGCGCCGACGTGCTCGTCTTCGGCTCGTGGCGTTGGTGGGGGCGCAGGAG CTGGGACTACATCCAGGATGGCAACACGTTAGTGGAGGACATGGACCGGACGCAGGCCTTCACCAAGGGGCTGCAAACCTGGTCGAGATGGATCGACGCCCACCTCGTGCAGACCAGCACCAAAGTCTTCTTCCAGGGgttctctccctctcacctTAA GGGCGAAGAATGGGGGGCGCCCTGGGGTAAGACGTGCATGGGGGAGACGCGGCCGCTGAACAACACGGCGGCGTACCACAGCCAACCGAATCCGCAAGACGCGATCGTGAGGAGAGTCCTGGCGGGCATGGCGAAGCCGGTGTACCTGCTGGACATCACCTTCATGTCGCAGCTGAGGAAGGACGGGCACACCACCAAGTACAACGGCGACAGCCTCGGCACCGACTGCACCCACTGGTGCGTCGCCGGCGTCCCGGACACCTGGAACATCCTTTTCTACGCCGCCCTCACCAGCCAGTCATTACACATGTAG
- the LOC133931378 gene encoding protein trichome birefringence-like 38, with the protein MKRRYVLSATVLVLLAACTVTAKTIARNNRHWTASAAAGSCDVFTGSWVLDESYPLYDSARCSFVRKEFDCRRLGRPDTLYLKYRWRPNPPCSLPRFDGLELLKMWRGKKVVFVGDSLVANQYESLLCMIHAAVPGARTTASWASGGESPSMTVRFEVRSCRGSFSPCVVRDRLTVRTSLVIRLSGKVSAVGRA; encoded by the exons ATGAAGCGGCGGTACGTGCTCTCCGCAACCGTCCTTGTCCTCCTGGCCGCCTGCACCGTCACGGCAAAAACCATCGCCCGGAACAACCGGCACTGGACGGCGTCGGCGGCCGCCGGTTCGTGCGACGTGTTCACAGGCAGTTGGGTGCTGGACGAGTCGTACCCGTTGTACGACTCGGCGCGCTGCTCATTTGTCCGCAAGGAGTTCGACTGCCGCCGGCTCGGCCGCCCCGACACACTGTACCTCAAGTACCGGTGGCGGCCGAACCCGCCATGCTCCCTGCCCAG GTTCGACGGGCTCGAGCTGTTGAAGATGTGGCGCGGGAAGAAGGTCGTGTTCGTGGGCGACTCGCTGGTGGCGAACCAGTACGAGTCGCTGCTCTGCATGATCCATGCTGCCGTGCCCGGCGCCCGGACCACCGCGTCGTGGGCGTCCGGCGGGGAGAGCCCCTCGATGACGGTCCGTTTCGAGGTACGTTCATGCCGCGGTTCTTTCTCGCCCTGTGTTGTTCGTGATCGCTTGACAGTGCGTACAAGCTTAGTTATCAGATTGTCCGGTAAAGTGTCGGCAGTTGGTCGGGCCTAG